The DNA segment CGATCCGGGCGGCGAGCGCCTCGGTGGCCGCCCGGATGTTCAGCAGGTCCGCGCCGCCCAGCGTGATCGGCGGCAGCGCGCACGCCGAGTCGCCGGAGTGGATGCCGGCCTCCTCGATGTGCTCCATGACCCCGCCGAGGTACAGGTCGGTGCCGTCGAAGAGCGCGTCGACGTCGATCTCGATCGCGTCCTCGAGGAACCGGTCGACCAGCACCGGGTGGTCGGTGCTGACGTCGGTGGCCTTGCGGATGTAGGACTCCAGCGTGGCGTCGTCGTAGACGATCTCCATGCCGCGGCCGCCGAGCACGTAGGAGGGGCGCACCAGCACCGGGTAGCCGATGGTGGCGGCGATGTCCCGCGCCTCGGTGAACGTGGTGGCCATGCCGTGCTTGGGGGCCAGCAGCCCGGTGTCGCGCAGCACCCGGGAGAAGGCGCCGCGGTCCTCGGCGGCGTCGATGGCCTCCGGCGAGGTGCCCAGCACCGGGACGCCGGCGTCCTTGAGCCGCTGCGCCAGCGCCAGCGGGGTCTGCCCGCCGAGGGTGCAGATGACCCCGGCGACCGGCCCGGCGGCCCGCTCGGCCTCGACGACCTCCAGCACGTCCTCGAAGGTCAGCGGCTCGAAGTAGAGCCGGTCGGCGGTGTCGTAGTCGGTGGAGACGGTCTCCGGGTTGCAGTTGACCATCACCGCCTCGTAGCCGGCGTCCTGCAGCGCCATGACCGCGTGCACGCAGGAGTAGTCGAACTCCACGCCCTGGCCGATCCGGTTCGGGCCCGAGCCGAGGATCAGCACCGCCGGGCGCTCGCGCGGCTCGACCTCGTTCTCCTCGTCGTAGGAGGAGTAGTGGTACGGCGTCCGGGCGGCGAACTCCGCGGCGCAGGTGTCCACGGTCTTGTAGACCGGCCGGATGCCCAGCCGCCAGCGCAGCCGCCGGACGCCGTCCTCACCGGCCAGCTCCGGGCGCAGCTCGGCGACCTGCCGGTCGGAGAGCCCGTGCCGCTTGGCCCGGGCGAGCAGCTCCGGGGTGAGCGACGGCGCCTCGCGGACCTGCTCGCCGATCTCGGTGACCAGCGCGATCTGGTCGACGAACCAGGCGTCGAAGCCCGAGGCGGCCGACACCTGCGCGACGGTGGCGCCGGCGGCCAGCGCGCGCTGCGCGGTGTAGAGCCGGCCGTCGACCGGGGTGCGCAGCTGCTCGAGCAGCTCCTCGGCGCTGGCGCCGTCCTCCGGCGTGGTCCAGAAGCCGGCGGCCGTCGTCTCGGTGGACCGCATGGCCTTGCCCAGCGCCTCGGTGAAGTTGCGGCCCATCGCCATGACCTCGCCGACGCTCTTCATCGTCGTGGTCAGCCGCGGGTCCGCGCCGGGGAACTTCTCGAAGGCGAAGCGCGGGATCTTCACCACGACGTAGTCCAGCGACGGCTCGAACGACGCCGGGGTGACCCCGGTGATGTCGTTGGTGATCTCGTCGAGGGTGTAGCCGATGGCCAGCTTCGCGGCGATCTTGGCGATCGGGAAGCCGGTGGCCTTGGACGCCAGCGCGCTCGAGCGGGAGACCCGCGGGTTCATCTCGATCACGACCAGCCGGCCGGTCTCGGGGTGGACGGCGAACTGGATGTTGCAGCCGCCGGTGTCCACGCCGACCTCGCGCAGCACCGCGATGCCGACGTCGCGCATCTGCTGGTACTCGCGGTCGGTGAGGGTCATCGCCGGGGCGACGGTCACCGAGTCACCGGTGTGCACGCCCATCGCGTCGATGTTCTCGATCGAGCAGATGACCACCACGTTGTCGCTGCGGTCGCGCATCAGCTCGAGCTCGAACTCCTTCCAGCCCAGCACCGACTCCTCGATGAGCACGGTGTGCACCGGGGAGTCGGCCAGCCCGTGGCCGGCCATCCGGCGGAGCATCGGCTCGTCGGTGGCGATGCCCGAGCCCAGCCCGCCCATGGTGAAGCTGGGCCGGATGACGACCGGGTAACCCACCTCCTCGGCGGTGGCGATGGCCTCCTCGACGGTGCCGCACACCGTCGAGCGGGGGGCGTCGGCGCCGATCGACCGGACGATGTCCTTGAACCGCTGCCGGTCCTCGCCGCGGTTGATCGCCTCGACGTCGGCCCCGATCAGCTGGACGCCGTACTTGTCCAGCACGCCGTTCTCGAACAGGCCGATCGCGATGTTCAGCGCGGTCTGCCCGCCCAGGGTGGCCAGCACCGCGTCGGGGCGCTCGGCGGCAATCACCCGCTCGACGAACTCCGGGGTCAGCGGCTCGACGTAGGTGGCGTCGGCGACCTCGGGGTCGGTCATGATCGTGGCCGGGTTGCTGTTGACCAGGCTCACCCGCAGGCCCTCGGCCTTGAGCACCCGGCAGGCCTGGGTGCCGGAGTAGTCGAACTCGCTGGCCTGGCCGATGACGATCGGCCCGGAGCCGATGACCAGGACGTGCTGCAGGTCGGTCCGCTTGGGCATCTCAGGCCTCCTTCTCACCGGTGGTGTGCTGGACCGTCAGCGGTGGGGACACCGCGTCGCCGCGCTCGGCGGCCATCAGGTCGACGAACCGGCCGAAGAGCGGGTTCGCGTCGTGCGGGCCGGCGGCGGCCTCGGGGTGGAACTGCACGCTGAACGCTGGGGCCTCGGTCAGCCGCAGGCCCTCGACGACCTGGTCGTTGAGGCCCACGTGGCTCACCTCGACCGGGCCGAACGGGGTGTCGACGGCGGCGTCGAGCGGGGCGTCGACGGCGAAGCCGTGGTTGTGGCTGGTGACCCGGACGGTGCCGCTGACCCGGTCGAGCACCGGCTGGTTGAGGCCGCGGTGGCCGAAGCGCAGCTTGTAGGTGCCCAGCCCGAGCGCGCGGCCGAGGATCTGGTTGCCGAAGCAGATGCCGAACAGCGGCCGGCGGGCGGCCAGCACGCCGCGGACCGCCTCGACCGCGTAGTCGGCGGCGGCCGGGTCGCCGGGGCCGTTGGAGACGAAGACGCCGTCGATGCCCGCCTCGAGCAGCTGCTCGGCGGTCGCGGTGGCCGGGAGCACGTGGGTCTCCACGCCCAGCTCGGCCAGCGCGCGCGGGGTGGCGGTCTTGATGCCGAGGTCCAGCGCGGCGATGGTGAACCGCTTCTCCCCCACCGCGGGGACGACGTAGGGCTCGGCGGCGCTGACGCCCGGCGCGAGGTCCGCGCCGCTCATGCTGGGGCTGTCGGTCACCCGCGCGAGCAGCTCCTCGGCGCCCAGCTCGGTGCTGATGCCCGCCCGCATGGCGCCGCGGTCGCGCAGGTGCCGGGTGAGCGCCCGGGTGTCGATGCCGCTGATGCCGACCACGCCCTGGGCGACCAGCTCGTCGTCCAGGCTGCCGGTGGCCCGCCAGTTGGCCGGACGGCGGGCGGGGTCGCGGACGACGAAGCCGGCGACCCACATCCGGCGGCTCTCGTCGTCCTCGCCGTTCACGCCGGTGTTGCCGATGTGCGGTGCGGTCATCGCGACGATCTGGCCGGCGTAGCTGGGGTCGGTGAGCGTCTCCTGGTAGCCGGTCATCCCGGTGGAGAACACCGCCTCGCCCACCGTCGTGCCGGTCGCGCCGTACGCCTCGCCGCGGAACGTCCTGCC comes from the Modestobacter italicus genome and includes:
- the carB gene encoding carbamoyl-phosphate synthase large subunit; translated protein: MPKRTDLQHVLVIGSGPIVIGQASEFDYSGTQACRVLKAEGLRVSLVNSNPATIMTDPEVADATYVEPLTPEFVERVIAAERPDAVLATLGGQTALNIAIGLFENGVLDKYGVQLIGADVEAINRGEDRQRFKDIVRSIGADAPRSTVCGTVEEAIATAEEVGYPVVIRPSFTMGGLGSGIATDEPMLRRMAGHGLADSPVHTVLIEESVLGWKEFELELMRDRSDNVVVICSIENIDAMGVHTGDSVTVAPAMTLTDREYQQMRDVGIAVLREVGVDTGGCNIQFAVHPETGRLVVIEMNPRVSRSSALASKATGFPIAKIAAKLAIGYTLDEITNDITGVTPASFEPSLDYVVVKIPRFAFEKFPGADPRLTTTMKSVGEVMAMGRNFTEALGKAMRSTETTAAGFWTTPEDGASAEELLEQLRTPVDGRLYTAQRALAAGATVAQVSAASGFDAWFVDQIALVTEIGEQVREAPSLTPELLARAKRHGLSDRQVAELRPELAGEDGVRRLRWRLGIRPVYKTVDTCAAEFAARTPYHYSSYDEENEVEPRERPAVLILGSGPNRIGQGVEFDYSCVHAVMALQDAGYEAVMVNCNPETVSTDYDTADRLYFEPLTFEDVLEVVEAERAAGPVAGVICTLGGQTPLALAQRLKDAGVPVLGTSPEAIDAAEDRGAFSRVLRDTGLLAPKHGMATTFTEARDIAATIGYPVLVRPSYVLGGRGMEIVYDDATLESYIRKATDVSTDHPVLVDRFLEDAIEIDVDALFDGTDLYLGGVMEHIEEAGIHSGDSACALPPITLGGADLLNIRAATEALAARIGVRGLMNVQYALKDDVLYVLEANPRASRTVPFVSKATAVQLAKAAARIAVGETIASLRQAGVLPATGDGTDLPVDGPIAVKEAVLPFHRFRTVEGQGVDTVLGPEMKSTGEVMGIDAEFGTAFAKSQAAAYGNLPTSGTVFVSLANRDKRAAIFPIKRLADLGFTVLATVGTAQVLRRNGVACQVVGKFSEGPGNVVERILAGDVDLVVNTPFGTPGNSGPRLDGYEIRAAAVGMGIPCITTVQGMAATVQGVEALRRGDLGVRSLQDLHRALAAAQAAERAGTTA
- the carA gene encoding glutamine-hydrolyzing carbamoyl-phosphate synthase small subunit, which produces MSDAILVLEDGRTFRGEAYGATGTTVGEAVFSTGMTGYQETLTDPSYAGQIVAMTAPHIGNTGVNGEDDESRRMWVAGFVVRDPARRPANWRATGSLDDELVAQGVVGISGIDTRALTRHLRDRGAMRAGISTELGAEELLARVTDSPSMSGADLAPGVSAAEPYVVPAVGEKRFTIAALDLGIKTATPRALAELGVETHVLPATATAEQLLEAGIDGVFVSNGPGDPAAADYAVEAVRGVLAARRPLFGICFGNQILGRALGLGTYKLRFGHRGLNQPVLDRVSGTVRVTSHNHGFAVDAPLDAAVDTPFGPVEVSHVGLNDQVVEGLRLTEAPAFSVQFHPEAAAGPHDANPLFGRFVDLMAAERGDAVSPPLTVQHTTGEKEA